CTCCATCAACAAGTTTGGCGTCGACGTCGGCGTGACCGGCGCGACCGTGATGCAGTGGGCCGTCATCGCCGCCAAGTCCGATGCCTATGAGCCCGGCTCGCTCGCCGGCACCTATGTCGGCGTCACCGGCGAGGTGACGGCGGCGGCAGGCGTCGGGGCCAACACGCTGGTGGGCGGCACGTCCAAGGGCTTCACGCTTCAGCCCGTCAGCACCACGCAGCAGGCCGGGCTGAATTTCGCCCTAGGCGTCGCGAGCTTCGAACTGACGCCGGCCGGCTGATTTGAGCGCCTCCGCAACGGAAAACGGGGCCTGCCTGGCCCCGCTTTCCTGAATGAACGGGCCGAGCAGGCCGCTCAGTGATCCATGGCCTTGACGATTTCCTCGGTCATCTTCTTGGCGTCGCCGAGCAGCATCATGGTGCCGTCCTTGTAGAACAGCGTGTTGTCGATGCCGGCATAGCCGGAGCCGAGCGAGCGCTTGACGAACAGGCAGGTTCGCGCCTTGTCGACATCGAGGATCGGCATGCCGTAGATCGGCGATGACTTGTCGTCGCGCGCCGATGGGTTGGTGACGTCGTTGGCGCCGATGACATAGGCGACGTCGGCCTGCGCGAATTCGGAGTTGATGTCCTCCAGCTCGAACACCTCGTCATAAGGCACGTTCGCCTCGGCGAGCAGCACGTTCATATGGCCGGGCATGCGGCCGGCGACGGGATGGATCGCATACTTCACCTCGACGCCGTTGGCCTTGAGCTTGTCGGCCATCTCGCGCAGCGCATGCTGTGCCTGTGCGACCGCCATGCCGTAGCCCGGCACGATGATGACCTTCTGCGCGTTCATCATCAGATAGGCGGCGTCGTCGGCCGCGCCGGTCTTCACCGTGCGCTGCACGCCGTCATCGGCCGCAGCCGCCGTCTCGCCGCCGAAGCCGCCGAGGATGACCGAGATAAAGGAGCGGTTCATGCCCTTGCACATGATGTAGGAAAGGATCGCGCCCGAGGAGCCGACCAACGCGCCGGTGATGATGAGCGCCAGATTGCCGAGCGTGAAGC
The window above is part of the Rhizobiaceae bacterium genome. Proteins encoded here:
- a CDS encoding DUF992 domain-containing protein, with amino-acid sequence MNTKAITLAGALALSTIPMAGNAASGVEAGWLDCVADGSVGFVVGSTKEVRCTYTPADKSLPPEIYTGSINKFGVDVGVTGATVMQWAVIAAKSDAYEPGSLAGTYVGVTGEVTAAAGVGANTLVGGTSKGFTLQPVSTTQQAGLNFALGVASFELTPAG
- a CDS encoding NAD(P)(+) transhydrogenase (Re/Si-specific) subunit beta, yielding MNANLASFLYLVSGVLFIMALRGLSHPTTSRKGNLYGMVGMGIAIATTLALALPTAGKLGLIVVGLAIGGGVGAVVARRIAMTSMPQLVAAFHSLVGLAAVMVAAAAVYAPESFGIGTIGDIHGQALVEMSLGVAIGAITFTGSVIAFLKLDGRMSGKPILLPARHFINIVLGAALVALIVALVVTQSTTIFWLIVVASLVLGVLLIIPIGGADMPVVVSMLNSYSGWAAAALGFTLGNLALIITGALVGSSGAILSYIMCKGMNRSFISVILGGFGGETAAAADDGVQRTVKTGAADDAAYLMMNAQKVIIVPGYGMAVAQAQHALREMADKLKANGVEVKYAIHPVAGRMPGHMNVLLAEANVPYDEVFELEDINSEFAQADVAYVIGANDVTNPSARDDKSSPIYGMPILDVDKARTCLFVKRSLGSGYAGIDNTLFYKDGTMMLLGDAKKMTEEIVKAMDH